ACTCACTCGTTGGAAGTTTCGCAAATTGCCCGCTCCATCAGCAAGGCCCTGCGCCTCAATGAAGACCTGGCGGAAGCGGTGGCGCTGGCGCACGATCTGGGACATCCGCCCTTTGGTCACAACGGTCAGGACGTGTTGAACCGCCTGATGAAACCCTATGGCGGCTTCGAACACAATCGGCAGAGTTTGCGCATTGTGAAATGTCTGGAAAAACGCTACCCGGATTTTGACGGCCTGAACCTGACCTGGGAAGTGCTGGAAGGAATCTCCAAACGCTTACGCGATCCCGAAAACCCCTTAATCAAAATGCCGGGCTACCAGCGCCCGCCGCTGGAAGCGCAGGTGGTCGACTACTCCGATTCGATCGCTTACAACGCGCACGATCTGGACGACGGCGTGACCTCCAATTTGCTCGACATCAATTCTCTGGGGAGGCTGGCGCTGTGGCGGGACGCAGAGAAAATCATCAAAAAGCAATACGCGAATCTCGACGACAAGTTGAAAAAATATCAGGCGGTTCGCAATATCATCAATACTCTGGCGACCGATCTCATTAAAACGACCAGCTCCCGCTTGAAGAGAATGGGGATTCAGTCTGCGGATGAGGCGAGGAGTTGCAAAAAACAACTGGCGAGTTTCAGTTCGGAAGTTGAGGAAAAGAACAAGGAACTCAAAAAATTTCTGTACAACAACATGTATCGGCACCGCAGGGTCCAGCGAATGGAGTTCAAGGCGGATTTGCATCTCACCAAAATTTTCGAAGCCTATATGAAATCGCCAAAGCTATTGCCGGAACCGGCCTTGAAGGCGGAGCGGCACGGGCCGCTGGAAAGACGGATTTGCGATTATATTTCGGGGATGACGGATCGCTACGCAATTGAAGAATACAAGAAGCTTTATATGCCGGACGAAAAGGATTGATGGATTGCGCTGTTTATTTGCGAGAACTCAGGTAGCTGTTGATGTTCCTTAAAATGCGGGTCTCCTCGACGCCGATTCCTCCCTGCTGATCATAAAACCAGGTTTTCGCTTCTTCCAGAGCGGAGAGCGCCTCATCAG
This window of the Candidatus Nitrohelix vancouverensis genome carries:
- a CDS encoding deoxyguanosinetriphosphate triphosphohydrolase, with protein sequence MENAALAPYAVKSAASRGRQFREKEHPYRTRFQRDRDRIVHSSAFRRLEYKTQVFVYHEGDYYRTRLTHSLEVSQIARSISKALRLNEDLAEAVALAHDLGHPPFGHNGQDVLNRLMKPYGGFEHNRQSLRIVKCLEKRYPDFDGLNLTWEVLEGISKRLRDPENPLIKMPGYQRPPLEAQVVDYSDSIAYNAHDLDDGVTSNLLDINSLGRLALWRDAEKIIKKQYANLDDKLKKYQAVRNIINTLATDLIKTTSSRLKRMGIQSADEARSCKKQLASFSSEVEEKNKELKKFLYNNMYRHRRVQRMEFKADLHLTKIFEAYMKSPKLLPEPALKAERHGPLERRICDYISGMTDRYAIEEYKKLYMPDEKD